A portion of the Pseudomonadota bacterium genome contains these proteins:
- a CDS encoding nucleotidyltransferase domain-containing protein, with amino-acid sequence MSEKSKQNRLQSVSEKVTIVTNMITMTKTDRLSSVLFGKARRGILSLFFSRPEETFYLRQIVQLTGIGLGPIQRELKQLSDAGIIHRKVQGRQVYFQANRECPIFNELKSIIIKTVGVGDALRSALSSLANRIYIAFIYGSFASGEEKKGSDVDLLVIGDITLREVVSSLSEAQHAIGREINPTVYPVEEFKKKIKEKHHFLSSVIHEPAIFLIGDIGELEKMAGKRLADRT; translated from the coding sequence ATGAGTGAAAAATCAAAACAAAATAGATTGCAGTCTGTATCCGAAAAGGTTACAATTGTAACCAATATGATTACAATGACAAAAACCGATCGCTTATCATCGGTATTGTTCGGTAAGGCAAGACGGGGAATTCTCTCGTTGTTTTTCAGCCGCCCTGAAGAAACGTTTTATTTACGTCAAATTGTTCAATTAACAGGGATTGGTTTAGGTCCTATACAGCGAGAATTAAAACAGCTTTCCGATGCCGGGATTATCCACCGAAAAGTACAGGGCAGGCAGGTCTATTTTCAGGCAAACAGAGAATGTCCTATCTTCAACGAATTGAAAAGTATTATCATAAAAACAGTGGGTGTTGGAGATGCCTTAAGGTCTGCGCTCTCATCTCTTGCGAATAGAATTTATATAGCTTTCATTTACGGTTCCTTTGCGAGCGGAGAGGAAAAAAAGGGGAGCGATGTTGACCTTCTCGTGATCGGCGATATAACGCTCAGGGAGGTTGTCTCTTCATTGAGCGAGGCGCAACATGCAATCGGGCGTGAGATTAATCCCACTGTCTATCCTGTTGAGGAGTTTAAAAAGAAAATCAAAGAAAAACATCATTTCTTAAGCAGTGTTATTCACGAACCAGCAATCTTTCTCATAGGAGATATAGGTGAGCTTGAAAAAATGGCTGGAAAACGGCTGGCTGACAGAACATAG